Proteins encoded in a region of the Salinicoccus sp. RF5 genome:
- a CDS encoding TlpA disulfide reductase family protein — translation MMKTKNIIIILLLAVFFFFVGAGIAAVVNMSEEGLKEQSLQTLQDSEGRDNHHAVGMNILGEPMTGLRNDEDSLESIIRSNEVTVINFFASWCDPCRRETPELNAFHEGKKDEPVAIVGINVDDKPSNRDAFLEEFEVAYPVFEFSDEAESIESYNIHLMPTTFFVDGEGEIIRAYVGEVEQNLINDYTNYVKEES, via the coding sequence ATGATGAAAACGAAAAATATAATCATAATTTTATTGTTGGCAGTGTTCTTCTTCTTTGTCGGTGCAGGTATTGCAGCTGTTGTGAATATGTCGGAAGAGGGGCTCAAGGAGCAGTCCCTCCAGACGCTTCAGGATTCTGAAGGGCGTGACAACCATCATGCCGTCGGCATGAACATCCTCGGTGAACCGATGACGGGTCTCCGCAACGATGAGGATTCCCTTGAGTCGATCATCAGATCGAACGAGGTGACCGTCATCAATTTCTTCGCTTCCTGGTGTGATCCATGCCGCAGGGAGACGCCGGAACTGAATGCTTTCCATGAAGGGAAAAAAGACGAGCCGGTCGCCATCGTCGGCATCAATGTGGACGATAAGCCTTCAAACAGGGATGCCTTTTTGGAGGAGTTCGAAGTGGCATATCCGGTATTCGAGTTCTCTGATGAGGCTGAATCCATCGAATCGTATAACATACATCTCATGCCCACCACATTCTTTGTGGATGGTGAAGGTGAAATCATCAGGGCATATGTCGGCGAAGTGGAACAGAATCTGATCAACGATTATACTAACTACGTCAAGGAGGAATCCTAA
- the uvrB gene encoding excinuclease ABC subunit UvrB yields MAKFEVVSKFKPAGDQPKAIEEISGQIKSGNRHQTLLGATGTGKTYTMSKVIEEVGKPTLIIAHNKTLAGQLYSEFKEFFPNNRVEYFVSYYDYYQPEAYVPQTDTFIEKDAQINDEIDKLRHSATSSLFERDDVIIIASVSCIYGLGNPEEYKDMVVSARVGMQMDRNEFLRKLVDVQYARNDIDFRRGTFRVRGDIVEVFPASRDEQCIRVEFFGDEIDRIREVDYLTGEVLAEREHFAIFPASHFVTREEKMKVAIERIERELEEQLQILREDNKLLEAQRLEQRTNYDLEMMREMGFCSGIENYSVHLTLRPMGSTPYTLLDYFDDFLVMIDESHVTLPQIRGMYNGDQARKKVLVDHGFRLPSALDNRPLKFEEFEAKTQQLLYVSATPGPYEIEHTEKMVEQIIRPTGLLDPTIDVRPTEHQIDDLLEEIITRTERNERVLITTLTKKMSEDLTDYLKESGVKVQYLHSEVKTLERIEILRELRMGTYDVLVGINLLREGLDIPEVSLVAILDADKEGFLRSSRSLIQTIGRAARNSSGHVIMYGDKITDSMRYALDETQRRRDTQIAYNEAHGITPQTIQKEIRDTISAQVDLKEEGRKKDGKKKGKMTKKEREKIMAQLEADMKQAAKELDFETASELRDALFELKAEG; encoded by the coding sequence ATGGCAAAATTTGAAGTCGTTTCCAAGTTCAAGCCGGCAGGTGACCAGCCAAAAGCGATAGAAGAGATAAGCGGACAGATCAAGTCCGGCAACAGGCACCAGACGCTGCTCGGTGCCACGGGTACAGGGAAGACCTATACGATGAGCAAGGTGATCGAGGAGGTCGGCAAGCCGACATTGATCATCGCCCACAACAAGACGCTTGCGGGCCAACTGTACAGCGAATTCAAGGAATTTTTCCCGAACAACCGGGTAGAGTATTTCGTCAGCTACTATGACTACTATCAGCCGGAAGCCTATGTGCCCCAGACTGATACATTCATCGAGAAGGATGCACAGATCAATGACGAAATCGACAAGCTGCGGCACTCTGCGACAAGCTCGCTGTTCGAGCGTGATGATGTCATCATCATCGCTTCGGTCAGCTGCATCTACGGCCTCGGTAATCCTGAAGAATATAAGGATATGGTCGTCAGTGCGCGTGTCGGCATGCAGATGGACCGCAATGAATTCCTCCGTAAACTGGTCGATGTCCAGTATGCACGAAACGATATCGATTTTAGGCGGGGAACATTCCGGGTAAGGGGAGATATAGTGGAAGTTTTCCCCGCTTCAAGGGACGAACAGTGCATCCGTGTCGAATTTTTCGGGGATGAAATCGACCGCATCAGGGAAGTGGACTATCTTACAGGGGAAGTGCTTGCCGAAAGGGAACACTTCGCCATCTTCCCGGCATCCCACTTCGTCACGCGTGAAGAGAAGATGAAAGTGGCGATCGAACGGATTGAGCGTGAGCTCGAGGAGCAGCTCCAGATCCTCAGGGAGGACAACAAGCTGCTTGAGGCCCAGCGTCTCGAACAGCGGACCAACTATGACCTTGAGATGATGCGGGAGATGGGCTTCTGCTCCGGCATCGAGAACTACTCCGTCCACCTGACACTCCGTCCGATGGGATCGACACCATACACATTACTCGACTATTTTGACGATTTCCTCGTAATGATAGATGAGTCCCATGTTACACTGCCGCAGATACGGGGGATGTACAATGGTGACCAGGCGAGGAAGAAAGTGCTTGTCGACCATGGTTTCAGGCTGCCGAGTGCGCTTGACAACCGGCCGCTTAAGTTCGAGGAATTCGAAGCCAAGACCCAGCAGCTGCTGTATGTTTCAGCGACCCCGGGACCTTATGAAATCGAACATACCGAGAAGATGGTGGAACAGATTATCCGTCCGACCGGCCTGCTCGATCCCACCATCGATGTCCGTCCGACAGAGCACCAGATCGATGATCTGCTCGAAGAGATCATCACACGTACAGAAAGGAATGAACGTGTACTCATCACCACGCTTACAAAGAAGATGTCCGAGGATCTGACGGACTATCTCAAGGAATCCGGCGTCAAGGTCCAGTATCTCCATTCAGAGGTCAAGACGCTTGAGCGGATAGAAATACTGAGGGAACTGCGCATGGGCACCTATGATGTCCTTGTGGGCATCAACCTGCTCCGGGAAGGTCTGGACATCCCCGAAGTCTCCCTTGTAGCGATACTCGACGCCGATAAGGAAGGGTTCCTGCGCTCGAGCCGTTCCCTCATCCAGACGATCGGCCGTGCAGCGCGGAACAGTAGCGGCCATGTCATCATGTATGGTGATAAGATCACCGATTCCATGAGATATGCATTGGATGAGACGCAGCGGCGCCGGGACACGCAGATCGCCTACAATGAAGCGCACGGCATCACGCCTCAGACCATCCAGAAGGAGATACGGGACACGATCAGCGCCCAGGTCGACCTGAAAGAGGAAGGCAGAAAGAAAGACGGCAAGAAGAAAGGCAAGATGACGAAGAAGGAAAGAGAAAAAATAATGGCTCAGCTGGAAGCAGATATGAAACAGGCGGCCAAGGAACTCGATTTCGAGACTGCCTCAGAGTTGAGAGACGCATTGTTTGAGCTGAAAGCAGAAGGGTGA
- a CDS encoding DUF2198 family protein, which produces MALYWYMMAMVVPAITVVVFTRLTRNKFLAVLLTFIIFGVSIYRGFYHSEWVIFIDAISIVIGYMLVEIYSLDQVDEE; this is translated from the coding sequence ATGGCGCTTTACTGGTACATGATGGCAATGGTCGTTCCTGCAATCACCGTTGTGGTATTCACACGGTTGACACGCAATAAATTCCTGGCCGTCCTTTTGACGTTCATCATTTTCGGCGTGTCGATCTATCGTGGATTCTATCATTCCGAATGGGTCATTTTCATCGATGCCATTTCCATAGTCATCGGCTATATGCTGGTGGAAATATACAGTTTAGATCAAGTGGATGAAGAATAG
- a CDS encoding YfbR-like 5'-deoxynucleotidase — translation MGVHQYFKSLNDLEKLVRCPGKFKYQDHNVAAHSFKVTKIAQYLGTVEEYHGNEIDWKSLYEKALNHDYPEIFTGDIKTPVKYASGELNMLFKEVEESMTTRFIEEEFPPEYQDIYLKRLREGKDGSLEGQILSVADKIDLLYESFGEIQKRNPEPLFFEIYEMSLLTIRKFSHLTCVQDFLENILTDMLKERFIPKTELMDITESIMNKEI, via the coding sequence ATGGGGGTCCATCAGTATTTCAAAAGCCTGAATGACCTGGAGAAGCTGGTCAGGTGTCCGGGCAAATTCAAATATCAGGATCATAATGTCGCAGCCCACTCTTTCAAAGTGACGAAGATTGCGCAGTACCTTGGGACTGTGGAAGAGTACCACGGAAACGAAATCGATTGGAAGAGCCTGTATGAAAAAGCGCTGAACCATGATTATCCGGAAATTTTCACAGGGGATATAAAGACACCGGTCAAATATGCATCCGGGGAGCTCAATATGCTCTTCAAGGAAGTGGAGGAAAGCATGACGACCCGTTTTATAGAAGAAGAGTTTCCGCCTGAATATCAGGACATCTATCTGAAGCGTCTCCGGGAGGGAAAGGACGGGAGCCTCGAAGGGCAGATCCTCTCCGTGGCCGACAAGATCGACCTCCTATATGAATCCTTCGGTGAGATACAGAAGCGGAATCCGGAACCCCTGTTCTTCGAAATATATGAGATGTCCCTTCTCACCATAAGAAAATTCTCCCATCTCACGTGCGTGCAGGACTTTCTCGAGAACATATTGACGGATATGCTGAAAGAGCGTTTTATACCTAAAACGGAACTGATGGATATTACAGAATCCATCATGAACAAGGAGATCTGA